From a single Lates calcarifer isolate ASB-BC8 linkage group LG12, TLL_Latcal_v3, whole genome shotgun sequence genomic region:
- the ywhaba gene encoding 14-3-3 protein beta/alpha-A, whose amino-acid sequence MDKNDLVQKAKLAEQAERYDDMAAAMKAVTEQSLELSNEERNLLSVAYKNVVGARRSSWRVISSIEQKTEGNEKKQQMARDYRVKIESELQEICHDVLNLLDKFLIPNASQAESKVFYLKMKGDYFRYLSEVASGDSKKDTVENSQQAYQNAFDISKKDMQPTHPIRLGLALNFSVFYYEILNSPEQACSLAKQAFDEAIAELDTLNEDSYKDSTLIMQLLRDNLTLWTSENQGDEGETGDGEN is encoded by the exons ATGGATAAGAACGACCTGGTGCAGAAAGCCAAGCTGGCAGAGCAGGCCGAGCGCTACGACGACATGGCAGCTGCCATGAAGGCCGTGACGGAGCAGAGCCTGGAGCTCAGCAACGAGGAGCGCAACCTGCTCTCTGTCGCCTACAAGAACGTG gtGGGGGCCCGTCGTTCATCCTGGCGCGTCATCTCCAGCATCGAGCAGAAGACGGAGGGGAACGAGAAGAAACAGCAGATGGCTCGCGATTACCGCGTGAAGATCGAGTCTGAACTCCAAGAAATCTGCCACGACGTGCTG aatCTGCTCGACAAATTCCTTATTCCCAATGCATCTCAAGCGGAGAGCAAGGTGTTCTACCTCAAAATGAAAGGAGACTACTTCAGATACCTGTCAGAGGTGGCCTCTGGGGACTCAAAGAAGG ATACGGTGGAGAACTCTCAGCAGGCCTACCAGAACGCCTTCGACATCAGCAAGAAGGACATGCAGCCAACACACCCCATCCGGCTGGGCCTGGCCCTCAACTTCTCCGTCTTCTACTACGAAATCCTCAACTCCCCCGAGCAGGCCTGCTCTCTGGCCAAGCAG GCTTTTGACGAGGCGATCGCCGAGCTCGACACCTTGAACGAGGACTCGTACAAAGACAGCACGCTGATCATGCAGCTACTAAGGGACAACCTCACT cTGTGGACATCAGAAAACCAGGGAGACGAGGGCGAGACCGGCGACGGAGAGAACTAG
- the tomm34 gene encoding mitochondrial import receptor subunit TOM34, which produces MPQKQKSKSWTELKQAGNECFKTGQYGEATNLYSQAIKELEKSSKKNPEDLGILYSNRAASYLKDGNCGECVKDCNMSLEVYPFNVKSLLRRAAAYEALERYRQAYVDYKTALQIDCNIAAAHDGTNRMTKALTEADGPSWREKLPPIPTVPLSVREKLTQQTNIANTAKQNPAPQQNGTTQTKKTAPSDKDIKKGHALKEEGNALVKKGEHKKAIEKYTQSLKHNPTEVTTYTNRALCYLSVKQYRDAIRDCDEALMIDSSNIKALYRRAQAHKELKDIKACVDDLNSLLKVEPKNTAALKLLQEVQKKK; this is translated from the exons ATGCCTCAGAAACAGAAATCCAAGTCCtggacagagctgaaacaagCTGGAAATGAATGTTTCAAGACGGGCCAGTATGGAGAGGCCACCAATCTGTACAGCCAGGCGATCAAAGAGCTGGAGAAGTCCA GTAAAAAGAATCCAGAGGATTTGGGCATTTTGTACTCAAATCGTGCAGCCAGCTATTTGAAGGATGGAAACTGTGGGGAATGTGTCAAAGACTGCAACat GTCCCTGGAAGTATATCCGTTCAATGTGAAGTCTCTACTTCGTCGTGCTGCTGCGTATGAAGCTCTGGAGCGATACAGGCAGGCGTACGTCGACTACAAGACCGCCCTGCAGATCGACTGCAACATAGCAGCAGCTCACGACGGCACCAACAG GATGACAAAGGCACTCACAGAAGCAGATGGTCCCTCATGGAGAGAAAAGCTTCCTCCTATCCCCACcgttcctctgtctgtcagagagaaactgaCCCAGCAAACTAACATAGCCAACACTGCTAAACAAAACCCAGCACCGCAGCAGAACGGCACCAcgcaaacaaaaaaaactg CTCCCAGTgataaagacataaagaaagGCCATGCCCTGAAAGAAGAAGGCAACGCTCTGGTGAAGAAAGGAGAGCATAAGAAGGCCATAGAGAAGTACACCCAGAGCCTCAAACACAACCCCACTGAGGTCACAACCTACACCAACCG ggcgcTGTGTTACCTGTCAGTGAAGCAGTACAGAGACGCCATCAGAGACTGTGACGAGGCTCTGATGATTGACAGCAGCAACATCAAGGCTCTCTACAGGAGGGCTCAGGCTCACAAGGAACTCAAG GACATTAAAGCCTGTGTGGACGACCTCAACAGCCTCCTCAAGGTGGAACCAAAGAACACGGCCgccctgaagctgctgcaggaggtgcAGAAGAAGAAGTGA